One Osmerus mordax isolate fOsmMor3 chromosome 16, fOsmMor3.pri, whole genome shotgun sequence genomic window carries:
- the snai2 gene encoding zinc finger protein SNAI2 — translation MPRSFLVKKHINSAKKPNYSELESPAVLISPYLYKGLPLPVIPQTEILSSVAYNPITVWTTSNLPLSPLPSDLSPISGYPSSLSDTSSKDHSGSESPRSDEDERMLTKFSDPHGVDSEKFQCSLCSKSYSTYSGLLKHKQLHCDAQTRKSFSCKYCEKEYVSLGALKMHIRTHTLPCVCKICGKAFSRPWLLQGHIRTHTGEKPFSCPHCNRAFADRSNLRAHLQTHSDVKKYQCKNCSKTFSRMSLLHKHEESGCCVAR, via the exons ATGCCACGTTCCTTTCTGGTCAAGAAACATATTAATTCCGCTAAGAAGCCAAATTATAGTGAGCTGGAAAGTCCCGCAG TATTAATTTCGCCGTATCTCTACAAGGGCCTTCCATTGCCTGTCATCCCTCAAACGGAGATCCTTAGTTCGGTGGCATACAACCCTATAACGGTTTGGACTACCAGCAACTTGCCGCTCTCCCCGCTTCCAAGTGACTTATCTCCAATCTCTGGATACCCCTCGTCCCTCTCCGACACCTCATCTAAAGACCACAGTGGGTCAGAAAGTCCAAGAAGTGACGAAGATGAACGTATGCTCACAAAGTTCTCAGACCCTCACGGAGTTGACTCTGAAAAATTCCAATGTAGTTTGTGTAGCAAGTCCTACTCCACTTACTCTGGACTGCTAAAACACAAGCAGCTGCACTGCGACGCCCAAACGAGGAAATCGTTCAGCTGCAAATACTGCGAAAAGGAGTACGTTAGTCTGGGAGCCCTTAAAATGCATATTAGAACTCACACTCTGCCGTGCGTCTGTAAAATATGCGGCAAAGCCTTTTCCAGACCATGGTTACTTCAAGGACACATCAGAACACATACCG GTGAAAAGCCCTTTTCCTGCCCACATTGCAACAGGGCTTTTGCAGACCGGTCTAACCTCAGGGCTCACCTACAAACCCATTCGGATGTGAAAAAATACCAATGCAAGAACTGCTCCAAAACTTTCTCCAGAATGTCTCTTCTGCACAAGCATGAGGAATCTGGTTGTTGTGTAGCACGTTGA